Genomic segment of uncultured Tolumonas sp.:
CTAACAATGGTTTGAAGTTGCTTAGAATAAATTGGGAGCCTGAAATTAAAAAAGAATTTTATACCGAGCTTCCTATGCGAATTGATCTTTCTGGACAATATAATCAATTAGGTCAGTTTTCAGCAGATATAGCTGCATTACCGCGAATTGTTTTACTTGGTAGTTTTACTGTAAATAAAGAAGCTAAAGACGGCAGCAACAACATATTGATGTCTGTTCAAGCAAAGACCTACCGTTATGACCCTGATCAAAAACAAAATAAGGGAACGGTGAAGAAATGAAATATAAAACACTAATCCTTTTTCTAGGTGTAGTTATGCTTTCTGGTTGTGATCAGAATGCTGATTTACAAACATATGTTGCTCAGGTTAAAGCCCGACCTGCGCAACCCATAGATCCGTTACCAACAATTACACCTTACGAGCCAATGACTTTTTCAGCTCAAAATACGCGAAATCCTTTTATTGATCCAAAACCGGAACAAGGTCAAATGATCGGTAAAGTGAAAGCAAAATGTATACAACCGGATATCAGTAGACCAAAAGAAGAATTAGAACGATATTCTCTTGATAATCTACAGATGAAAGGAACATTGGCCGATGAAAAAGGTTTATGGGGCCTGGTGCTAGCACCAGGAGGAATAGTGTACCGAGTTACTTTAGGTCAATACATGGGGTTAAACCACGGAAAGATAGCTAAAGTAACTAAAGATGATATCGATGTAATAGAGATGATACCGGATGGTAGTGGTTGCTGGAATAACAGAACAACTAAACTAACACTCAATACATCCGCTACTAACGCTAACAAAAAACAGGGATGAGTCATGCGAACTAACAGACTATTTCACTCAGGATTATATACGGCGGCTGTGCTTTCTTTCGCTGCATACTCCACTGCGGTATTCGCCCTGACAGAGCTTCAGAATATCCGGGTTAGCCCACTTAGTGGAGATCAACTTGAATTACAGTTTGACTTCAATGAACCACTGACAACGTTTACTGATAAGCTGAAATACCAGCCAAATCAGTTATACCTGAATTTTCCTGCAACTAGCTCCTCTTTACGACAGAATACAGTTCCAATCGAACGTTTAGGTATACAGGAAATTCAAGTCAAACCTAAAAATGCAGGCTTAGATGTTTCGGTGAATCTAGAACGTTTGATGCCTTATCGTATTAAACAAGATGGTTCGCATATATCGGTCACTTTAGGGCAATCATTGTCTAATGAGACCAAACCTCAAGCAACATCAAGCAATAAACTTGCGGCGACATCAACAAACAATACAACTGATAATAATTCGATGAAAAGCACATCGGGTGTGATCAATAGTATTGAGCATGTTGATTTCCGTAGAGGTAAAAATGGACAAGGCCAGTTACTAATCAATTTACAAAATAGTGCAGCAGCTGTTGAAGTTAGCGCTAGAGGCGACCATGTAATTGCCTCTTTTAATGCAACAGCAATTAAACCTGATTTATTGGCCTTAATGGATGTTGCTGACTTTAACACGCCAGTCTACAACGTTGATATCAAGCAGAATAAAAGTAATGTAATTTTTGATCTCGGTATCAAAGGGAAATTTGATTATAAGTACGATCAATCAGGTAACTTATTCATTGTAGAGGTTAGCCCTCCGCTACGAACAACTAAAGCTGATGCGCCTAAAAAATACAAAGGAAAGCCAATTTCACTTAATTTCCAAGATGTTCCAGTTAGAACAGTATTACAACTAATTGCTGATTTTAATAAATTAAACTTAGTCACAACTGACTCAGTTGGCGGTAACATTACGCTGCGATTAGATGGTGTACCATGGGAACAAGCGCTGGATACAGTGCTGAAAGTGAAAGGTCTCGATAAACGTTTAGATAATAATATTCTTTTAGTTGCGCCTGCGGCTGAAATCGCTACGCAAGAAAAACAGCAACTGGAAAATAAACAAAAAGTAGCTGATTTGGCACCATTAGTAACCGAATATGTACAAATCAATTATGCCAAAGCGCCAGATATGGCCAAATTATTAGCCGATGATAAAACTCGCCTATTATCTCCACGTGGTGCAGTAAGTGTAGACGAGAGAACCAATACATTGCTGGTAAAAGATACCGCTGATGTTATTGATCATATTAAAGATATGATTAAAGTACTGGACGTTGCTGTTAAACAAGTAGTTATTGAAGCTCGAATGGTTACTGTCACTGATGGAGTTGATGATGCACTAGGCATCCGTTGGGGGGCGACAGCTAACAATAGTACCAATAATAGTGATGTTTCTGGCACATTAGAGGGATTAAATAGCGATATAACCAAATCTAATTTGAATGTGAACTTGGCAGCAGCGCCATCTACAGGCACAGCAGCAAGTATTGCATTTCAGGTTGCAAAATTATCTGACGGTTCCTTGCTCGATTTAGAACTCAGCGCGCTGGAAAATGAAAATAAAGCAGAAATTATTTCTAGTCCTCGAGTTACAACAGCCAATCAGAAAGAGGCGCTGATAGAACAAGGTTATGAGATTCCATATAACGAAAGTGCATCAAGTGGAGCAACAACTGTTGCGTTCAAAAAAGCAGTGTTGAGTCTGAAAGTTACACCGCAAATCACGCCAGATAATAATGTAATTCTAGATCTGCATGTAACTCAAGATGATATCTATAAAGATGTCAGCACAGGAAACGGTGGTACTGCGGTGGCTCTGTCAACTCAAGCCATTAACACGCAAGTACTTGTAAAAAATGGGGAAACATTAGTATTAGGTGGTATTTATAACCGTTCTATCAAAAAGACGGTTAGTAAAGTGCCTGTATTAGGTGACATTCCAGGCATTGGTATCCTGTTCCGTAACACTACTAATGCAAATACGAAAAAAGAATTGCTGATATTTGTTACACCTAAAATTGTAACGGGCAATCTATAACCAGACTCAGTAAAATAATAACATTAGACCTCTGCCATGTGCAGAGGTCTTTTTTTATAGGATAATCACAATATCTTTCTACTGAATATGACTTTTATGCCGTCTGCTGAGCTCAATAACTTATCGTCTTTTCTAATTAGACATAGTTCATTATTTCAAAATAAAAATATTTTGATTTGTGGGCAGCTTCAATCCGTATCTTTAGACTCATTATTAGCTGAACCTAACGCTACATTCCTGGTCTCGGATTACAGCATTTTCAATCAACTTCGTGTCACAGTACCCGAGTTAGAAACACGACTGCAATTTGGTTTTTTGACTCAAGAAGCTAATTCATTTGACGCCATCTTGTTATTTATGCCGAAAGCAAAGCAGGAAGCCGGACTGTGGTTAACTAGCGTATTGCATTCATTAAAACCAAATGGTGAAATTTTCATCATTGGCGAGAATAGAGGCGGTATTAATGCAGCCCCTAAGCTCCTGCATTCTTATAGCAATAATGTACAAAAACTAGATAGTGCCCGACACTGCTCTTTGTATTACGCTCAATTAAATGTGTTTCAAGCCCCACCTGAATTGCAATCGCTATATTCCCTTTACTCTCTACAACTCGCATTGGGTCTAGCTGAATTAAAAATTGCAGCTCTTCCTGGTGTATTCAGTGCAGGAGAGTTGGATGAAGGAACAAACCTTTTATTGACAAGTTTGCCTGGGCTTGAAGGTGATATTTTAGACTTGGGCTGTGGGGCCGGCGTCATTGGCGCAACGCTTTGTCAAAGATCATCCACAGCTAAAGTGGTCATGAGCGATGTAAACACGCTAGCTTTACACTCAGCAGCTAAAACATTGGAAGTAAATAATCTGACAGCTCAAATAATAGCCTCGGACATGTTTTCTGATATCACAACAAAATTTGACTTCATTATTTCTAATCCTCCATTTCATGCAGGATTAAAGACCAATTATGAAGCAACCGAACGCATGCTACGACAAGCACCAAACTATCTCAAAAAGCATGGCCAGTTATTTTTAGTCGCTAATCGTTTTTTACGCTATGAACCTATCCTCGCTGAAGTTTTTCAGTCAGTTTCGGTGATAAACGAAAACTCTCGATTCAAAATTATTCAAGCATCTTAATGCTAATAGCATTAACAAACTCATATGGAATCTGTTAGATTAAAACGATGGCACATGCCATCGTTGTTCTTTGTCATCTTGTAAGTACTGCCTTTCTGATTTTTGTATTCTTTCTTCTGTTGTTTGCTAACTCTTGACATACGCCACAGGCTTTTTGGCCTTAGCCGTCTACACTTAGCTAGCAACTACTCGTATCTGGAGCACTTGTTTCGGATAAAAACATCCATATCAGATTAAACAGCAGCACTTGATAGATGATGACAAGATAAATTCTTCAGGATCTAATCTCGAAAGATCCTTGCCTTGATGTATTAATGAGACTTTAGATTAAATCAATATAGGAGCACATATGTCTGGTGTATTAGCGATGATATTAGCTGGTGGCGAAGGAACTCGATTACAACCATTGACCGTATCACGAAGTAAACCAGCAGTCCCATTTGGTGGAAGTTATCGCTTAGTTGACTTTGTTTTAAACAATTTCATCAACTCAGACATGCTGCGCATTTATGTGTTAACACAATTCAAATCTCAATCACTCTATATACATCTGAAAAAAGGGTGGAATTTAACCGGGATCAGTGGGCGTTTTATTGACCCCATTCCAGCGCAAATGCGTATGGGAAAACGCTGGTATGACGGTACCGCTGATGCAATTTACCAAAATATCGGTTTCATTGAATTAAGTAGCCCTGAGCATGTTTGTATTTTTGGCAGCGACCATATCTATAAAATGGATATTCGTCAGATGCTTGATTTTCATAAAGAAAAACGTGCTGTACTTACTGTAGCGGCTATTCGTGTCCCTATCGAAGAAGCGTCTGCTTTTGGTGTTATTGAAGTTAATTCTGAAGGTCGAATGATCGGCTTTGAAGAGAAACCTAAAAATCCAAAATCAATTCCAGGCGATCCTGGTTTTGCCTTGGCTTCTATGGGTAACTACATCTTTGAAACTAATACATTATTAAGTGAACTGACCGCTGACGGAGAAAAGGAAGACTCTAGCCATGATTTTGGCCGGGATATCATCCCAGGGTTATATCCTCATTCTCCAGTCTATGTTTATGATTTCAGCGTGAATCAGATCGAAGGTGAGATCGGCGCTTACTGGCGTGATGTGGGGACTATTGATTCTTACTGGCAATCACACATGGATTTAGTCAGCGATAACCCGCCATTTTCACTGTATAACCGTAAATGGCCACTGCATACATTCTATCCACCGCTACCGCCAGCGACATTTATTGATACCGCGGTCTATAAAACAAACGTTTCTCAATCGCTGGTTTCGGCTGGCTGTTATATTCAAGGAGCTCGCATTAATCGCAGTATTCTCGGATTTCGTTGCAACATAGCCTCAGGTTCAGAAATAAGTGAATCGATATTTTTGGGAGATGCGAAAATTGGAGATGGTTGTAAAATTCGTCGAGCGATCATTGATAAACAGGTTGAAATAGCCCCTGGTACTGTGATCGGAGAAAATCTTGCCTATGATCGCCAGCGCTTTACAGTGTCTGAAGGCGGTATTGTTGTCATCCCGAAAGGGGCCAGAGTTGGTTTTTGATAAATGAATATACTGTTTATTGCGTCAGAAGTTGAAAGTTTTGTTAAAACCGGAGGATTGGCTGATGTGGCCAAGGCTCTCCCTTTGGAGTTAAAACGCGCAGGTCATGATGTCAGGATCATCATTCCAGGTTATAGCGCAATCTCGCAACGCGAACAGGGTTCAATTATAGCTTCTGGAGTCTTATCTACAGAACCTCAGTATGTGGATGTACCCTATGAAATACGCCAATTATATTTAGCGGATATTCCTTTATATCTTGTTGAGAATAAACATTATTTTGAGCGACCAAGCCTGTACGGTGAAAATAATAATGCCTATGCAGATAACGGTGAACGCTTTGCTTTTTTCTCAGCGGTGACCTTACAAGCAACAGAACAACTTGGGTTCAGACCTGACATTGTTCATTGCAATGACTGGCATACCGCTTTAGTACCTATGTTGCTAAAAACACGGTTTGGTCAAAACCCATTTTTTGCACAAACGAAAAGTGTCATTACCATTCACAATGGCGCGTTTCAGGGTATTTGTGAACGAGGTCAGTTATGGGCATTACCAGAAATTAGAAATGCGCATAACGAATCAATTTATCAAGGCCCTTACTACATTAACTTCTTGAAATGTGCAGTTTTATACGCAGACAAGATAAATTCCGTTAGCCCTACGTACGCTAAAGAGCTTATGTCCTATCTCGGTGGACATGGCATGGCAAAACACTTCCAAGATCGTGCGGCTGATATCTGTGGGATTATCAACGGATGTGATTACAACGATTGGGATCCAGCGACAGATCAGCTGATCCCAGCCAGATATCATGTTGATGACCTGCAAGGAAAGGTTGAATGCAAACGACAGTTGCAACAACGTGCGAATCTGCCGATTTGTGATCTGCCTGTTTTTGGGATGGTATGTCGTCTGACAGAACAAAAAGGTATCCATTATTTATTGCCTATTTTGGCTAAATTTTTGGTTCACCATGTTCAGGTCATTATTGTTGGCTCTGGCGATCCTGTTCTGGCACAACGTCTGGAAGCAATTGCTCACCAATTTCCTCAGAAATTTGTCTTTATCAATGCGCATAGCAACGAATTGGCGCATCTGGTTGAAGCGGGTAGTGATTTCTTCATGATGCCATCTCAATTTGAACCTTGCGGTTTAAATCAGATGTACAGCTTGGCCTACGGTACGTTACCTATCGTTCGTGCTGTCGGTGGATTGAAAGATACCGTAACCGATTATGATCAGGATCCGGCAAAAGCAACCGGTTTTGTCTTTGAAGATCCGGAACCAAATGACTTGTTGAATATATTACGACGGGCATTACTGTTCTATGTTCAGGATCCTCAGGAGTTTCGCCGAGTAC
This window contains:
- a CDS encoding pilus assembly protein PilP, with the protein product MKYKTLILFLGVVMLSGCDQNADLQTYVAQVKARPAQPIDPLPTITPYEPMTFSAQNTRNPFIDPKPEQGQMIGKVKAKCIQPDISRPKEELERYSLDNLQMKGTLADEKGLWGLVLAPGGIVYRVTLGQYMGLNHGKIAKVTKDDIDVIEMIPDGSGCWNNRTTKLTLNTSATNANKKQG
- a CDS encoding type IV pilus secretin PilQ family protein, producing the protein MRTNRLFHSGLYTAAVLSFAAYSTAVFALTELQNIRVSPLSGDQLELQFDFNEPLTTFTDKLKYQPNQLYLNFPATSSSLRQNTVPIERLGIQEIQVKPKNAGLDVSVNLERLMPYRIKQDGSHISVTLGQSLSNETKPQATSSNKLAATSTNNTTDNNSMKSTSGVINSIEHVDFRRGKNGQGQLLINLQNSAAAVEVSARGDHVIASFNATAIKPDLLALMDVADFNTPVYNVDIKQNKSNVIFDLGIKGKFDYKYDQSGNLFIVEVSPPLRTTKADAPKKYKGKPISLNFQDVPVRTVLQLIADFNKLNLVTTDSVGGNITLRLDGVPWEQALDTVLKVKGLDKRLDNNILLVAPAAEIATQEKQQLENKQKVADLAPLVTEYVQINYAKAPDMAKLLADDKTRLLSPRGAVSVDERTNTLLVKDTADVIDHIKDMIKVLDVAVKQVVIEARMVTVTDGVDDALGIRWGATANNSTNNSDVSGTLEGLNSDITKSNLNVNLAAAPSTGTAASIAFQVAKLSDGSLLDLELSALENENKAEIISSPRVTTANQKEALIEQGYEIPYNESASSGATTVAFKKAVLSLKVTPQITPDNNVILDLHVTQDDIYKDVSTGNGGTAVALSTQAINTQVLVKNGETLVLGGIYNRSIKKTVSKVPVLGDIPGIGILFRNTTNANTKKELLIFVTPKIVTGNL
- the rsmC gene encoding 16S rRNA (guanine(1207)-N(2))-methyltransferase RsmC: MPSAELNNLSSFLIRHSSLFQNKNILICGQLQSVSLDSLLAEPNATFLVSDYSIFNQLRVTVPELETRLQFGFLTQEANSFDAILLFMPKAKQEAGLWLTSVLHSLKPNGEIFIIGENRGGINAAPKLLHSYSNNVQKLDSARHCSLYYAQLNVFQAPPELQSLYSLYSLQLALGLAELKIAALPGVFSAGELDEGTNLLLTSLPGLEGDILDLGCGAGVIGATLCQRSSTAKVVMSDVNTLALHSAAKTLEVNNLTAQIIASDMFSDITTKFDFIISNPPFHAGLKTNYEATERMLRQAPNYLKKHGQLFLVANRFLRYEPILAEVFQSVSVINENSRFKIIQAS
- the glgC gene encoding glucose-1-phosphate adenylyltransferase; translated protein: MSGVLAMILAGGEGTRLQPLTVSRSKPAVPFGGSYRLVDFVLNNFINSDMLRIYVLTQFKSQSLYIHLKKGWNLTGISGRFIDPIPAQMRMGKRWYDGTADAIYQNIGFIELSSPEHVCIFGSDHIYKMDIRQMLDFHKEKRAVLTVAAIRVPIEEASAFGVIEVNSEGRMIGFEEKPKNPKSIPGDPGFALASMGNYIFETNTLLSELTADGEKEDSSHDFGRDIIPGLYPHSPVYVYDFSVNQIEGEIGAYWRDVGTIDSYWQSHMDLVSDNPPFSLYNRKWPLHTFYPPLPPATFIDTAVYKTNVSQSLVSAGCYIQGARINRSILGFRCNIASGSEISESIFLGDAKIGDGCKIRRAIIDKQVEIAPGTVIGENLAYDRQRFTVSEGGIVVIPKGARVGF
- the glgA gene encoding glycogen synthase GlgA; translation: MNILFIASEVESFVKTGGLADVAKALPLELKRAGHDVRIIIPGYSAISQREQGSIIASGVLSTEPQYVDVPYEIRQLYLADIPLYLVENKHYFERPSLYGENNNAYADNGERFAFFSAVTLQATEQLGFRPDIVHCNDWHTALVPMLLKTRFGQNPFFAQTKSVITIHNGAFQGICERGQLWALPEIRNAHNESIYQGPYYINFLKCAVLYADKINSVSPTYAKELMSYLGGHGMAKHFQDRAADICGIINGCDYNDWDPATDQLIPARYHVDDLQGKVECKRQLQQRANLPICDLPVFGMVCRLTEQKGIHYLLPILAKFLVHHVQVIIVGSGDPVLAQRLEAIAHQFPQKFVFINAHSNELAHLVEAGSDFFMMPSQFEPCGLNQMYSLAYGTLPIVRAVGGLKDTVTDYDQDPAKATGFVFEDPEPNDLLNILRRALLFYVQDPQEFRRVQRNAMLTRYLWSDSVHGYEDMYRNALGWH